In Vibrio echinoideorum, the following proteins share a genomic window:
- a CDS encoding restriction endonuclease subunit S domain-containing protein, translating to MSDFEKELEQMTQEMGDEPEVKLPSLEEQKAIVAEFKRLEAEGKLTPEVLEKHFGQFNKTSDTPIH from the coding sequence ATGAGCGATTTTGAAAAAGAACTAGAGCAGATGACTCAAGAGATGGGCGATGAGCCTGAAGTAAAACTGCCATCACTTGAAGAGCAAAAAGCAATTGTTGCTGAATTTAAGCGACTAGAAGCGGAAGGCAAGCTAACACCTGAAGTGTTGGAAAAGCATTTTGGTCAGTTCAACAAAACAAGTGATACACCAATTCACTAG
- a CDS encoding methyl-accepting chemotaxis protein codes for MFKTNSLSIKQKVVLGITFAVLASTVIVGAMAQQQARDVLSHRLIDIELPGMLERINGEIDREVSQLLLAAEQIASNEFISDAIESTDRDAALENKLVKQLNNVRNQYQLNDASVANRQTAYYWNQNGFLRQLNQQQDGWFFGFTQSGQPTMVSMFQEANGEVKMFANYQQPSGLAMSGLSKSMDDMVSLLNGFKIENTGFVFLTDSQGDVQIHRERSRSDSSLQQLYGPQSSQLLNKSGFNLITTESQGQELFVASLYVSSMDWFVIGVVPTDEVFAELDATAQKMLIMTAIVALVFILMGVVLANSITQPIKLLAKRFGDLGEGDGDLAQRIEVKGNDEIAQLSKGFNGFIEKIHESMKEVCSTSQALQVAAESVSNKAHITHDNSQEQRDQTLQVVAAINQMGMTISEIASNAATAAETATQASGNTEVGRSVVNKAKDAISRLAQDIENTGQVVEQLASTTQDIGSILGVIRDISDQTNLLALNAAIEAARAGEQGRGFAVVADEVRNLASRTADSTEEIQKMINQLQSDAKDAVSAMSAGKVITLEGVSASDEAVDVLGGISDRIVDITDRNTQVATATEEQSTVVHTINQNIEEINAINEVTTGTAEQLAEASQELRDLSSRLDKMVGSFKL; via the coding sequence ATGTTCAAAACTAACTCTCTGAGTATTAAGCAAAAAGTTGTACTTGGTATTACTTTTGCGGTTCTTGCATCCACGGTTATTGTTGGTGCAATGGCGCAACAACAAGCGAGAGATGTATTAAGTCATCGATTGATCGATATTGAGCTTCCCGGAATGCTAGAGCGAATCAATGGTGAAATTGATCGTGAAGTCTCTCAGTTATTGTTAGCTGCGGAGCAAATTGCTTCGAATGAATTTATTTCTGACGCTATCGAATCGACAGATCGTGATGCAGCATTAGAGAATAAGTTGGTTAAACAACTGAACAATGTTCGCAACCAATACCAACTGAATGATGCTTCGGTAGCAAACCGTCAAACGGCTTATTACTGGAACCAAAATGGCTTCTTGCGTCAGCTAAACCAACAACAAGATGGTTGGTTCTTTGGCTTTACTCAATCTGGCCAGCCAACCATGGTGAGCATGTTCCAAGAAGCCAACGGTGAGGTGAAAATGTTCGCTAACTACCAGCAGCCTTCTGGTTTAGCGATGTCAGGTTTATCTAAATCGATGGATGACATGGTGAGCCTGCTTAATGGCTTCAAGATTGAGAATACCGGCTTTGTCTTCTTAACCGATAGCCAAGGTGATGTACAAATTCACCGTGAGCGCTCTCGTAGTGATTCTTCACTTCAACAACTTTACGGCCCTCAATCAAGCCAACTATTGAACAAGTCGGGCTTCAATCTGATTACCACTGAAAGCCAAGGACAAGAGCTATTCGTGGCGAGCTTGTATGTGTCGTCAATGGACTGGTTCGTTATTGGTGTGGTACCAACCGATGAAGTGTTTGCTGAGCTCGATGCGACTGCGCAGAAGATGCTGATCATGACGGCTATCGTGGCTTTAGTCTTTATCCTAATGGGTGTAGTGCTAGCAAACAGCATTACTCAGCCTATTAAACTTCTGGCTAAGCGATTTGGTGACCTTGGCGAAGGCGATGGCGATCTGGCGCAGCGTATTGAAGTAAAAGGCAACGATGAAATCGCACAGCTTTCTAAGGGCTTTAATGGATTCATTGAGAAGATTCACGAGTCGATGAAAGAAGTGTGTTCTACCAGCCAAGCGCTTCAAGTTGCGGCGGAGAGTGTGTCAAATAAAGCGCATATCACTCACGACAACAGCCAAGAACAACGTGATCAAACGCTTCAAGTGGTGGCTGCCATTAACCAAATGGGCATGACCATCAGCGAGATTGCATCAAATGCGGCTACGGCTGCGGAAACGGCAACGCAGGCTTCAGGTAATACTGAAGTAGGCCGTTCTGTGGTAAATAAAGCGAAAGACGCGATTAGCCGTTTAGCTCAAGATATTGAAAACACGGGTCAAGTGGTTGAGCAGCTTGCTTCTACAACGCAAGATATCGGCTCAATTTTGGGTGTAATTCGTGATATTTCAGACCAAACTAACTTGTTGGCACTGAACGCTGCGATTGAAGCGGCACGTGCGGGTGAGCAAGGTCGTGGCTTTGCGGTCGTTGCGGATGAGGTTCGTAACCTTGCAAGCCGCACTGCAGATTCAACGGAGGAGATTCAGAAGATGATCAACCAACTGCAAAGCGATGCAAAAGATGCAGTATCTGCGATGAGTGCAGGTAAGGTGATTACGCTTGAAGGTGTGTCGGCATCGGACGAAGCGGTAGACGTTTTGGGTGGCATTTCAGACCGTATCGTTGATATTACTGACCGTAACACTCAAGTTGCAACGGCAACCGAAGAGCAATCAACGGTAGTTCACACCATCAACCAGAACATCGAAGAAATCAACGCGATCAACGAAGTGACAACAGGCACTGCTGAGCAACTTGCTGAAGCAAGCCAAGAGCTTCGAGACCTTTCTTCACGTCTAGATAAGATGGTTGGCTCGTTTAAGCTTTAA
- a CDS encoding AAA family ATPase gives MHKNNFEILQNYLESQIIGQQELVKQLMIALLADGHILVEGPPGLAKTRAVKSLADCVEGDFHRIQFTPDLLPADLTGTDIFRPETGEFTFQSGPIFNSLILADEINRAPAKVQAAMLEAMAEKQVTAGRKTYALPDLFLVMATQNPIEQEGTYPLPEAQLDRFLLHLEVAYPDMESELEILRLNRGEAQGNQPVQPEPISQQTIFEARQEVLNIHMADTIEQYIIRLVMATRQPKQYSDQLAQWLDMGVSPRATIALDRCARAHAWLAGRDYVTPQDVQAMAFPVLRHRLLRSYHAQAEGVTANQVITHLISLVGSA, from the coding sequence ATGCATAAAAATAACTTCGAAATCCTTCAAAACTATCTAGAGTCTCAAATCATTGGTCAGCAAGAGCTCGTTAAGCAACTGATGATCGCCTTACTGGCAGATGGTCATATTCTTGTTGAAGGGCCTCCAGGGTTAGCAAAAACCCGCGCGGTAAAGTCGCTCGCTGACTGTGTCGAAGGTGATTTTCACCGTATTCAATTCACGCCAGATCTATTGCCTGCCGACCTAACTGGTACCGATATTTTCCGTCCAGAAACGGGAGAGTTCACCTTCCAATCTGGGCCGATTTTTAACTCGCTTATTCTAGCGGATGAGATCAACCGTGCTCCGGCGAAAGTACAAGCCGCTATGTTAGAAGCGATGGCGGAAAAACAGGTAACTGCAGGTCGAAAAACCTATGCTCTACCGGACCTGTTTTTAGTAATGGCAACGCAGAACCCGATTGAGCAAGAAGGGACTTACCCGCTACCGGAAGCTCAGTTAGATCGTTTCTTGCTGCATTTAGAGGTGGCTTATCCAGACATGGAAAGTGAACTTGAGATCTTGCGTCTAAACAGAGGCGAAGCTCAAGGCAACCAACCTGTTCAACCAGAGCCTATTTCTCAACAAACGATCTTTGAAGCTCGCCAAGAAGTACTCAACATTCATATGGCAGACACCATTGAGCAGTACATTATTCGACTGGTTATGGCGACTCGCCAACCTAAGCAATACAGCGACCAGCTTGCTCAATGGTTAGACATGGGTGTCAGCCCACGTGCAACTATTGCGTTAGACCGTTGTGCCCGAGCGCACGCATGGCTAGCAGGCCGCGATTACGTAACACCGCAAGACGTTCAAGCTATGGCATTCCCTGTATTACGCCACCGTCTACTTCGCAGTTACCACGCACAAGCTGAAGGGGTTACGGCCAATCAAGTAATTACACACCTTATCTCGTTGGTTGGCAGCGCATAG
- a CDS encoding DUF58 domain-containing protein translates to MNNQLPNHSDGVTLNLDELLQYKAQSVRWLPPAKSLWSQLNGQHESNRKGRGMNFSEVRQYQAGDDIRSIDWRVTARTGKAHTKLFSEEREQPVILFLDLSSSMIFGSTLLLKSVQLAHFASQLCWLTVAQKDRIGAVIDTGQEIIEIKPSASNHAPLRILQKVIEINNAALTNQDNHSDTTLDHGLKSLQQLCPKGSDIIILSDFVRYRESDYSLISQIRRHNRVRLVHFYDPLEQGETTYKGSKQVTDGDKTQWFNFSSNKEKEKLNQAFSLKKQQLQKLSLSLAIPYSSLSSAQSLMSQISGSQS, encoded by the coding sequence ATGAATAATCAACTACCCAACCATAGTGACGGTGTCACGTTGAATCTGGACGAACTGCTGCAATACAAAGCGCAGTCTGTTCGATGGTTGCCTCCAGCCAAGAGTCTTTGGTCGCAGCTTAACGGTCAACACGAGAGCAACCGTAAAGGTCGCGGGATGAACTTCTCTGAGGTTCGTCAATATCAGGCGGGCGATGACATCCGCAGCATTGATTGGCGCGTAACGGCTCGAACAGGGAAGGCACACACCAAACTGTTTTCTGAAGAAAGAGAACAGCCTGTGATTTTGTTCTTAGATCTGTCGAGCAGTATGATTTTCGGCTCAACCTTGTTGCTTAAATCGGTTCAACTCGCGCACTTTGCCAGCCAGCTTTGTTGGTTAACCGTCGCTCAAAAAGACCGTATTGGTGCAGTGATAGATACTGGCCAAGAGATCATTGAGATTAAACCGAGTGCTAGCAACCATGCTCCACTGCGTATTTTACAAAAAGTCATAGAAATCAATAACGCAGCGCTGACCAACCAAGACAATCACAGCGACACAACCTTAGATCATGGGCTGAAGTCTCTACAACAGCTCTGTCCAAAAGGCAGTGATATTATTATCCTTAGTGACTTCGTCCGTTACCGAGAAAGTGACTACTCACTTATCAGCCAAATTCGCAGGCACAATAGAGTGCGTCTAGTTCATTTTTACGACCCTTTGGAGCAAGGTGAAACTACCTACAAAGGATCTAAACAGGTGACCGATGGCGACAAAACTCAGTGGTTCAACTTCTCTTCCAATAAAGAAAAGGAAAAGCTTAACCAAGCGTTTTCATTAAAGAAGCAGCAGTTGCAGAAACTTAGTTTATCTCTCGCGATACCATATAGCTCTCTGTCTAGTGCGCAGTCACTAATGAGCCAGATATCAGGGTCTCAGTCATGA
- a CDS encoding DUF4381 domain-containing protein, protein MNQSLDLSPVIAPDAPTWWPLAWGWWAVIIAGIVLIAFVFFIVKRRQKNQRAKNEALACFRNSQPSNTLSPSAAQDVVRQAALSYFPREKVAGLSGDDWLAFLDAQLAKPLFAAKQSQWQQALYQDAPLMNDEQKKAQQQLVNDCENWLRKALPPKRGRYD, encoded by the coding sequence ATGAATCAGTCCTTAGATTTAAGCCCAGTCATTGCGCCAGATGCACCGACTTGGTGGCCTTTAGCGTGGGGCTGGTGGGCGGTAATTATCGCGGGCATCGTTCTGATCGCCTTCGTGTTTTTCATTGTAAAACGCAGACAAAAGAACCAACGCGCGAAGAACGAAGCACTTGCTTGCTTTCGTAATAGTCAGCCTTCAAATACCTTGTCTCCGAGTGCAGCTCAAGACGTCGTTCGTCAGGCAGCACTAAGCTATTTCCCACGCGAAAAAGTGGCAGGCTTATCTGGTGATGATTGGTTGGCGTTCTTAGATGCGCAATTGGCGAAACCGTTGTTCGCCGCAAAACAATCGCAATGGCAACAAGCACTCTACCAAGATGCCCCCTTAATGAACGACGAACAGAAAAAGGCTCAACAGCAATTGGTTAATGACTGCGAAAACTGGCTTCGTAAAGCCCTTCCTCCAAAGCGAGGTCGTTATGACTGA
- a CDS encoding vWA domain-containing protein, with protein sequence MTDLLNKSLLNIEFVWWWMFFLAPLPFLVYLFSPKSESSSALRLPFLPEDSNTKTPSNRLPKALSVITWLLLVTAMARPVWYGEPVEFQPKHRDLMLVVDLSYSMSQEDMQFNGEYIDRLSAVKHVLSDFIERRKGDRVGLVLFADHAYLQTPLTLDRDTLSQQLNQAVLKLIGTQTAIGDGIGLATKTFVDSDAPQRVMILLSDGSNTAGVLDPLEAADIAKKYDATIYTVGVGAGEMMVKEFFMTRKVNTAQDLDERTLIEIAKRTGGQYFRARDSKELATIYDTINQLEPVTNATKIWRPQQEWFVWPLSAAMFFAFMLLAIRRNNV encoded by the coding sequence ATGACTGATCTTTTAAACAAGAGCTTACTAAATATTGAATTCGTTTGGTGGTGGATGTTTTTCCTCGCGCCACTGCCGTTTCTCGTTTACCTATTCTCACCAAAATCAGAATCAAGCAGCGCTCTAAGGCTTCCATTTTTGCCCGAGGACAGCAATACCAAAACGCCGAGCAATCGCTTACCTAAAGCCTTATCGGTCATCACCTGGCTTTTATTGGTAACGGCCATGGCACGCCCCGTTTGGTACGGTGAACCGGTTGAGTTTCAGCCGAAACACCGTGATTTGATGTTGGTTGTCGACCTTTCCTACTCAATGAGCCAAGAAGACATGCAATTCAATGGCGAATACATCGATCGCTTATCAGCAGTGAAACATGTATTGAGTGACTTTATTGAGCGACGCAAAGGTGACCGAGTTGGATTGGTACTATTTGCTGATCACGCCTACTTGCAGACCCCGCTTACGCTAGACAGAGATACGCTTTCACAACAACTCAATCAGGCTGTGCTAAAGCTGATTGGTACTCAAACTGCGATCGGTGATGGAATTGGCCTCGCTACCAAAACCTTTGTCGATAGCGATGCGCCTCAGCGGGTAATGATTCTACTCAGTGACGGCAGTAATACGGCCGGGGTATTAGACCCACTAGAAGCCGCGGATATTGCAAAGAAATACGACGCGACGATTTACACCGTAGGTGTCGGTGCGGGTGAAATGATGGTCAAAGAGTTCTTCATGACTCGTAAGGTCAATACCGCTCAAGACCTAGATGAACGTACGTTAATTGAAATCGCCAAACGCACTGGCGGTCAATACTTCCGAGCGCGAGACAGCAAAGAACTGGCAACGATTTACGACACCATCAATCAGTTAGAGCCCGTGACGAACGCCACTAAGATATGGCGACCGCAACAAGAGTGGTTCGTATGGCCACTGTCTGCGGCAATGTTCTTCGCATTTATGCTGTTAGCCATTAGGAGAAACAATGTCTAA
- a CDS encoding VWA domain-containing protein has translation MSNFTFIYPYWFLALAALPAIWWLSKRQSKQGLLASHIAHYLAPESSKPSKNRSTYFGIWWLVGVIALAGPSFEKNEQPSFEKTQARVVIMDMSMSLYATDIKPNRLTQARYKALDLLSLWNEGLTGMVAYAGDAYTISPLTSDINTIKNLVPNLSPDIMPFQGGDATSAVTLAIEMMTRAHIYHGDLVLIADDIDDQEKQEIDSLLSGSNWTLSILAVGTKSGAPISLPSGSMLKTDSGQTVVARTNLNNMRELTRSYGGTFTEVQFDNSDVEHIANYLDRIATTSEVTKTNNSLNTRVNNGFWLLPFLLLPALGLFRKGVIWCGLAVLVSFSQPNTAFANPWKTDDQVGYQLYQDEDFQQAAEHFEQQEWKGIAQYKAGDFEAAEQTLQGLSGEDAHYNLANAQAKQGKYDQAIEEYQRILESNPEHAYAKKNLEIVEQAQKQQQQQDDSESKDQKDQNQQGQQGQQGQKNDSSQSSQDQQQSSADNGKSQSQSGSQDQSESQADNRSDSKTDEENDKQAVQQNKPDQADKQPQDKGDSASQTTQAQKAAKDDNDSNAQQAATQVSGQPISSDPDMRKLEQVESARDPSQLLKAQMILQARQKSAPNNQNKKW, from the coding sequence ATGTCTAACTTTACTTTTATCTACCCTTATTGGTTCTTGGCGCTTGCCGCGCTGCCCGCTATTTGGTGGCTTAGCAAAAGACAATCCAAGCAAGGGTTATTAGCGTCACACATCGCCCACTATTTGGCTCCTGAATCGAGCAAGCCATCGAAAAACCGCAGTACTTATTTCGGTATTTGGTGGCTGGTCGGCGTTATTGCGTTAGCTGGACCAAGCTTTGAAAAAAACGAACAACCAAGCTTTGAAAAAACGCAGGCGCGAGTTGTGATAATGGATATGTCGATGTCTCTGTACGCCACAGACATTAAACCGAACCGTTTAACACAGGCACGATATAAAGCTTTGGACCTGCTTTCATTATGGAATGAAGGCCTAACAGGAATGGTGGCCTACGCTGGGGATGCTTACACCATTAGTCCGCTAACGTCAGACATCAACACCATCAAGAACTTAGTTCCTAACCTATCTCCGGATATCATGCCATTCCAAGGCGGTGATGCTACGTCAGCAGTCACACTCGCCATTGAGATGATGACTCGTGCTCATATCTACCACGGCGACTTGGTGTTGATTGCGGATGATATCGACGACCAAGAGAAGCAAGAGATCGATTCCCTACTCTCGGGGAGCAATTGGACACTGTCGATTCTAGCGGTAGGGACGAAAAGTGGTGCGCCGATATCTCTACCAAGCGGCTCGATGCTGAAAACCGACTCAGGACAAACCGTGGTCGCAAGAACCAACTTAAATAACATGCGCGAGCTTACACGCAGCTATGGTGGCACTTTTACTGAGGTTCAATTTGATAACTCAGATGTTGAGCACATTGCGAATTATCTCGACCGAATTGCTACGACATCAGAAGTCACCAAGACCAATAACTCACTCAATACCAGAGTGAACAACGGTTTCTGGCTATTGCCGTTTCTGTTACTTCCTGCACTTGGGCTATTTCGAAAAGGGGTCATTTGGTGTGGCCTAGCTGTGCTTGTCTCGTTCAGCCAACCGAATACTGCGTTTGCGAACCCTTGGAAAACCGATGACCAAGTGGGTTATCAGTTGTATCAAGATGAGGATTTTCAACAAGCCGCAGAACACTTCGAACAGCAAGAATGGAAAGGCATTGCGCAATACAAAGCCGGTGATTTCGAAGCGGCCGAACAGACGCTACAAGGTCTTTCTGGCGAAGATGCTCACTACAACCTAGCCAATGCGCAAGCAAAGCAAGGCAAGTACGACCAAGCGATTGAAGAGTATCAACGTATTCTCGAAAGCAACCCTGAACATGCTTACGCGAAGAAGAACCTAGAAATCGTCGAACAGGCCCAGAAGCAACAGCAACAGCAAGACGATTCTGAATCCAAAGACCAGAAAGACCAAAACCAGCAAGGTCAGCAAGGTCAGCAAGGTCAGAAAAATGATTCTTCGCAAAGCTCGCAGGATCAACAACAAAGCTCTGCTGATAATGGGAAGTCGCAAAGTCAAAGCGGCAGCCAAGATCAAAGTGAAAGCCAAGCTGATAACCGCTCTGATTCCAAGACGGATGAAGAAAACGACAAGCAAGCTGTGCAACAAAACAAACCGGATCAAGCAGATAAACAGCCACAGGACAAAGGTGACTCAGCATCTCAGACTACACAAGCACAAAAAGCTGCAAAGGATGACAATGATAGCAATGCTCAACAAGCCGCAACACAAGTGTCAGGTCAGCCTATATCGAGCGATCCTGATATGCGAAAACTTGAGCAAGTAGAAAGCGCTCGAGATCCGAGCCAACTGCTTAAAGCGCAAATGATTCTACAAGCACGACAAAAAAGTGCTCCTAACAACCAAAACAAAAAGTGGTAA
- a CDS encoding BatD family protein, with amino-acid sequence MQFLNKPFLSILLTLLIGAFSSHSVFAATAVASVSQNSVTKDEVFLLRVATDEKVSSGALDLSPLQKDFYVSTPRFGSSMRIVNGSRSVSSEWNITLAPLRLGRFEIPSFDIDGAKTQPITINVSVNKSAPKQSDMAEFQLNLSKDSLYPQEVAELDVKLIIKADPRRLQDPKIAPPSSAQLDVEPIGESKQFQDVINGQEVTVVQQSFHISSQQAGQFQLQGPKLTGAVVYSTNNSSTTRLFQLDTPVETLDVTVNPVPKGYQGEWLPTSNFKLIQKWSDSQGNELTRNQGLGIDNKPLEMEAGDSLTRTITMTASNLTQHQLPKLNIPYPKSVRVYEEKPQFGTTQSGDAVVVYKQVLIPKEPGSISLPDVSQAWFNTDSQSQETSKALGLELSVQASERASSSSPAPVMETPTQQASPTIVTVDNPGIWPYLTALFVALWLISSAVALYFWSHRGTAVKLKHQDERQSDTAEALITVLKAKDGVMTRTLFEQWKTENSNLSGETLETIEAELNKLNQSLYAEAGAPSQSWDPALAIKAVKKPKRMLSKAHKSTLERL; translated from the coding sequence ATGCAATTTTTAAACAAGCCATTTTTATCAATACTACTGACACTGTTAATCGGTGCTTTCTCGTCACATTCTGTATTCGCAGCAACCGCTGTTGCGAGCGTTTCGCAAAACAGTGTGACCAAAGATGAAGTCTTCCTACTTAGAGTGGCGACCGATGAAAAAGTATCGTCCGGTGCTTTAGATCTATCCCCCCTTCAGAAGGATTTCTACGTCAGCACCCCAAGATTTGGGTCGTCGATGCGAATCGTAAATGGCAGCCGTTCGGTGTCTAGCGAATGGAATATTACCCTTGCCCCACTTCGATTAGGCCGATTTGAGATACCTAGCTTTGATATTGACGGCGCAAAAACCCAACCGATCACCATCAACGTTTCGGTTAATAAATCCGCTCCAAAGCAGAGTGATATGGCCGAGTTTCAACTTAACCTGAGTAAAGACTCGCTATACCCTCAAGAGGTCGCGGAGCTTGATGTAAAACTCATCATTAAGGCTGATCCGAGAAGACTTCAAGATCCTAAAATTGCGCCACCAAGTTCAGCGCAATTGGACGTGGAACCGATTGGAGAGTCTAAGCAATTTCAAGATGTTATCAACGGACAAGAAGTCACGGTTGTTCAGCAATCTTTCCATATATCGTCACAGCAAGCAGGTCAATTTCAGCTTCAAGGGCCAAAGTTAACCGGTGCTGTTGTTTACTCAACCAACAACTCAAGCACAACGCGCCTTTTCCAACTCGACACGCCCGTTGAAACCTTAGATGTCACAGTGAACCCGGTACCAAAAGGCTATCAAGGTGAGTGGTTACCAACATCGAACTTCAAGTTGATTCAGAAGTGGTCAGATAGCCAAGGTAACGAGTTAACACGTAACCAAGGTTTAGGCATTGATAACAAACCACTTGAAATGGAAGCGGGTGATTCTTTAACTCGAACCATCACCATGACAGCCAGTAATTTAACCCAGCACCAATTGCCAAAGCTGAACATTCCCTACCCTAAATCGGTACGTGTTTATGAAGAGAAGCCTCAATTTGGCACCACCCAATCCGGTGATGCTGTCGTTGTCTATAAGCAGGTACTAATCCCTAAGGAACCAGGAAGCATCTCTCTGCCTGATGTTTCTCAAGCTTGGTTTAACACAGACTCACAATCACAAGAAACCAGTAAAGCTCTTGGTCTTGAGTTGTCGGTTCAGGCAAGTGAACGCGCTAGCTCAAGCTCGCCAGCTCCTGTTATGGAGACACCAACTCAACAAGCTAGCCCGACGATTGTTACCGTTGATAACCCAGGAATATGGCCGTACCTAACTGCGCTGTTCGTTGCCTTGTGGTTAATCAGCTCTGCAGTTGCGTTGTACTTCTGGTCACACCGCGGTACCGCAGTAAAACTAAAGCACCAAGATGAACGTCAATCCGATACAGCCGAAGCGCTGATTACCGTACTGAAAGCGAAAGATGGGGTGATGACGAGAACCTTGTTTGAGCAATGGAAAACAGAAAACTCAAACTTAAGTGGTGAGACGTTAGAAACAATCGAAGCCGAGCTCAACAAGCTCAACCAAAGCCTATATGCAGAAGCTGGGGCACCAAGTCAGTCATGGGATCCAGCTTTAGCAATCAAAGCAGTTAAGAAGCCAAAACGCATGTTGAGCAAAGCACACAAGAGCACATTAGAAAGGCTTTAA